One segment of Skermanella rosea DNA contains the following:
- a CDS encoding O-antigen ligase family protein, translating into MTTIPFEQTAKPSRDLHDRYLLLLGFMLAGYAAFGKGFAYIGYPPLFIGEVVLLLGLAALVRSGGLIVAIATPASLTMLAFMIWVAFRTIPGIGIYGLEAVRDSVIGLYGLFSIVIAALVIERPRRILMLLRWFSRFSLFYPVVALFSCLVFRFYGSVLPVWPGSGVQIIFLRAGELSCHLAGITIFVILALGKSTLPWVVSLLACLIVAGSMSRGGMLAFLVPVCLAVVLTGAFARLWQFLITAIVLVLLSLSAEFLIASDAIDMRAISSQQVLNNFISIFSSTGDMTLDGTKIWRLHWWDAILNYTVYGEHFWSGRGFGINIAIEDGYQQNDPEGGAPLRSPHNAHMTVLARAGVPGAVIWAVMLITWGASMLLAALRSHRAGAFAWSRLFIFLFCYWLAFLINATFDVALEGPMIGIWFWTIHGLGVGAMMLRAAEEGRSG; encoded by the coding sequence ATGACGACCATTCCGTTCGAGCAGACGGCCAAACCGTCGCGCGATCTCCACGACAGGTACCTGCTTCTCCTTGGCTTCATGCTGGCGGGATACGCGGCGTTCGGCAAGGGCTTCGCCTATATCGGCTACCCGCCCCTGTTTATCGGAGAGGTGGTCCTGCTGTTGGGGCTGGCCGCGCTGGTTCGGAGCGGGGGCCTCATCGTCGCGATCGCGACACCGGCTAGCCTGACCATGCTGGCGTTCATGATCTGGGTCGCCTTCCGCACGATCCCCGGCATCGGCATCTATGGCCTCGAGGCCGTGCGGGATTCAGTCATCGGGCTGTACGGTCTGTTCAGTATCGTCATTGCGGCGCTCGTCATCGAGAGGCCACGGCGCATCCTCATGCTGCTGCGCTGGTTTTCTCGTTTCAGTTTGTTCTATCCCGTGGTCGCCCTGTTTTCGTGCTTGGTGTTCCGTTTCTACGGCAGCGTTCTTCCGGTCTGGCCGGGGTCCGGCGTACAGATCATCTTTCTTCGGGCGGGTGAACTTTCCTGCCACTTGGCGGGCATCACCATCTTCGTCATCCTGGCATTGGGAAAGAGCACCCTGCCGTGGGTGGTGTCGCTCCTTGCCTGCCTGATCGTCGCCGGATCGATGAGCCGGGGCGGAATGCTGGCGTTCCTCGTGCCGGTCTGTCTCGCCGTAGTTCTGACCGGCGCGTTCGCGAGGCTGTGGCAGTTCCTGATAACCGCGATCGTGCTGGTGCTGCTGTCGCTGTCGGCCGAGTTCCTGATCGCGTCCGACGCGATCGACATGCGGGCGATTTCCTCGCAACAGGTGCTGAACAACTTCATCAGCATCTTTTCCTCGACGGGCGACATGACACTGGACGGAACGAAGATCTGGCGTCTCCATTGGTGGGATGCGATCTTGAACTACACCGTTTACGGAGAACACTTCTGGAGCGGTCGCGGGTTCGGCATCAACATCGCGATCGAGGATGGCTACCAGCAGAACGATCCCGAGGGAGGCGCCCCCCTGCGCAGTCCTCACAACGCCCACATGACCGTACTGGCGCGGGCCGGGGTACCCGGGGCGGTGATCTGGGCAGTCATGCTGATCACATGGGGCGCCTCCATGCTGCTGGCTGCGCTGCGGAGCCACCGGGCCGGCGCATTTGCCTGGTCGCGGTTGTTCATCTTCCTGTTCTGCTACTGGCTGGCATTTCTCATCAACGCGACCTTCGACGTGGCGCTGGAGGGACCGATGATCGGTATCTGGTTCTGGACCATCCACGGCCTGGGGGTTGGCGCCATGATGCTGCGGGCGGCTGAGGAGGGTCGATCGGGCTAG
- a CDS encoding GNAT family N-acetyltransferase, which produces MTVSLCVRSLKEDPTDFTFIDHGLAMARTFYLASFFNFTSIVSGAGIQWPGNDPKREAMDNAAVEGVGRLAVGASRGEGAGPGDPAGPVSSAELFIEMAGAGRFSDLEEEWTALIANSREPNVFLDPAIVSSLVEALGTPARVVLAWASGSSAERVRLVGVWVFVVGRPSSRLPIRVLVCPLNRLTFLGTPVIEAGCHHAVLAAMLDAISADVSLPKILCLNDLNADGPVLAALGEVLAARRSPPVVLERRTRAKLEVPPDGSNILEGSLSSRKRADMRRYRRRLAERGELVHVSLRCPDEVGGAFEKFLVLEGRGWKGKRRERGMAIILDERLTAFARSMIVGLARKGRAGIEVLQLNGMPVAMNIWLRSGSRAFGWKMAYDETFRSFSPGALLMQDVTAIFCAAPALSSVDSCNRREVGITADFWAGRHDVTDMLLDARPGGSLVFRLLGAAEFRYRQFKGHLRKCSGFGARNR; this is translated from the coding sequence GTGACCGTGAGCCTATGCGTGCGGTCTCTGAAAGAGGATCCGACAGACTTTACGTTCATCGATCATGGGTTGGCAATGGCGCGCACTTTCTACTTGGCCTCATTCTTCAACTTTACGTCAATCGTCAGTGGCGCCGGAATCCAATGGCCTGGGAACGATCCGAAGAGGGAAGCGATGGATAATGCTGCTGTGGAAGGCGTCGGCCGCCTTGCGGTAGGAGCATCGCGCGGAGAGGGTGCGGGACCTGGGGATCCTGCAGGTCCTGTCTCGTCTGCCGAGCTTTTCATCGAGATGGCGGGTGCGGGGCGTTTCTCCGACCTGGAGGAGGAATGGACTGCTTTGATCGCGAACAGCAGGGAGCCGAATGTCTTCCTGGATCCGGCAATTGTGAGTTCGCTGGTCGAGGCCCTGGGGACTCCGGCGCGCGTCGTTCTGGCCTGGGCATCCGGCAGTTCCGCCGAACGGGTCCGACTGGTCGGAGTCTGGGTCTTCGTCGTCGGCCGGCCGTCATCCCGGCTGCCGATCCGCGTCCTGGTGTGTCCACTCAACAGGCTGACCTTCCTGGGGACGCCCGTGATTGAGGCCGGCTGCCATCATGCGGTCCTGGCGGCCATGCTCGACGCGATCAGTGCCGATGTTTCGCTGCCCAAGATCCTGTGCCTGAACGATCTGAATGCGGACGGCCCGGTTTTGGCAGCTCTCGGCGAGGTGCTGGCCGCCCGCCGCTCCCCGCCGGTTGTCCTGGAGCGCAGGACCAGGGCCAAGCTGGAGGTGCCGCCGGACGGATCGAATATTCTGGAGGGCTCGCTATCCAGCAGGAAACGTGCGGATATGCGGCGGTATCGGCGGAGGCTGGCTGAGCGGGGCGAACTGGTTCATGTCAGCCTGAGGTGCCCGGACGAGGTCGGCGGTGCCTTCGAGAAGTTCCTCGTGTTGGAGGGCAGGGGGTGGAAAGGAAAGCGCCGCGAGCGCGGCATGGCAATCATCCTGGACGAGCGGCTGACGGCATTCGCACGGTCCATGATCGTCGGCTTGGCGCGAAAAGGCAGGGCGGGCATCGAGGTCTTGCAGCTGAACGGCATGCCGGTCGCGATGAACATCTGGCTGCGGTCGGGCAGCCGTGCGTTCGGCTGGAAAATGGCGTATGACGAGACCTTCAGATCGTTCTCGCCAGGCGCGCTCCTGATGCAGGACGTGACGGCGATCTTCTGCGCCGCTCCCGCGCTCTCCTCCGTCGATTCCTGCAATCGCCGGGAGGTCGGGATTACCGCTGATTTCTGGGCGGGGAGGCATGACGTGACTGATATGCTGCTGGACGCAAGGCCGGGTGGCTCACTCGTTTTTCGACTGCTCGGAGCCGCCGAGTTCCGCTACCGGCAATTCAAGGGACATCTGCGCAAGTGCTCAGGCTTCGGCGCCCGCAATCGATGA
- a CDS encoding ATP-grasp domain-containing protein, whose protein sequence is MANALVLASGFFLQYRTLRCAAKLFSAVYVLGERRAKPMRASIACDGFFDSDHEFYLILRETVDQINSLCRTLKIDIILPSDASTTRFISRYRDQLHAAVYPVPSPQSFDTLNGKHNFATLCTMLGVPHPKTTVVARKQDLAHLGTPGSMQLPAVVKPLGMWGSYGVRVVDYHNKDDVLRSIQYEPVLIQEFVEGKEVSAFYHCRSGEILAGVCYNISNGVLTFTSLEEVDRNAGLIADYLKIDGVIGFDVMVGRNGEISFLECNPRFWYNMDVVEVAGINFVSLGIESLINPSCNWEMVRQRARDLQGQSFMKLSALLASMAKPWLWRRIDRRMLRYYAQDLVPVAWTALYSFTSARSGSGYANGSLGYQQECLPPMAREIQGLEPSAVPAEQARSGLTSTDARFPSMWDRKVPHP, encoded by the coding sequence ATGGCGAACGCCTTGGTTCTCGCAAGTGGATTCTTTCTGCAGTATCGCACCCTAAGATGCGCCGCCAAGCTGTTTTCCGCAGTTTATGTCCTAGGAGAAAGACGTGCCAAACCGATGAGGGCATCGATAGCGTGCGACGGCTTCTTCGATAGCGATCATGAATTTTACTTGATCCTGCGCGAAACAGTCGATCAGATCAATTCTCTGTGTCGCACCCTAAAAATAGACATTATCCTCCCAAGTGATGCCAGCACGACGCGCTTTATCTCCCGGTATCGCGATCAGCTGCATGCGGCTGTCTACCCCGTTCCTTCCCCGCAATCGTTCGACACTCTGAACGGAAAGCATAATTTCGCGACCTTGTGCACTATGCTTGGCGTACCGCATCCAAAGACGACGGTGGTCGCCAGAAAGCAGGACCTGGCGCATCTGGGTACGCCGGGATCGATGCAGTTGCCGGCCGTTGTGAAGCCACTCGGCATGTGGGGCAGTTACGGTGTACGGGTGGTCGATTACCATAACAAAGATGATGTTCTCAGGAGTATTCAATACGAGCCGGTCCTGATCCAGGAATTCGTAGAGGGAAAAGAGGTTTCCGCATTCTATCATTGCCGATCTGGAGAAATACTTGCAGGAGTCTGCTACAACATAAGCAATGGTGTTCTGACCTTTACATCCCTGGAGGAAGTCGACCGCAACGCCGGACTCATCGCGGATTACCTGAAGATCGACGGTGTGATCGGGTTCGACGTGATGGTGGGCCGGAACGGGGAGATCAGCTTTCTCGAGTGCAATCCGCGGTTCTGGTACAATATGGATGTAGTGGAAGTCGCCGGTATCAACTTCGTAAGCTTGGGGATCGAGTCGTTGATCAATCCCTCATGCAACTGGGAAATGGTCAGGCAGCGCGCCCGTGATCTTCAAGGGCAGTCCTTTATGAAGCTATCGGCATTGCTGGCATCTATGGCCAAGCCGTGGCTTTGGAGGCGAATCGATCGTCGTATGCTTCGTTATTATGCGCAGGATCTTGTACCCGTCGCTTGGACTGCTCTGTACTCTTTCACCAGTGCGCGCAGCGGATCAGGTTATGCCAACGGGAGCCTGGGTTACCAGCAGGAGTGTCTGCCTCCCATGGCGCGGGAGATCCAAGGCCTTGAGCCAAGCGCTGTGCCCGCGGAACAGGCGCGTTCTGGCCTCACATCGACGGATGCACGGTTTCCGTCCATGTGGGACCGCAAGGTTCCCCATCCCTGA
- a CDS encoding M20/M25/M40 family metallo-hydrolase — protein sequence MSELDAVLARADADLDAALDRLFATLRLKSISTDPAYAAETRACAEWHAADLASIGFDASVRDTAGHPMVVAHDRSAPGTSVLFYGHYDVQPVDPLELWDRDPFAPSIETRADGSRMIVARGAADDKGQLMTFVEACRAWKAVTGKLPIPITILLEGEEESGGVNLPPFLDANKEELRADLALICDTNMWDPDTPAITTSLRGLCGEEITIHAADRDLHSGFYGSAAANPNHILARIIADLRDADGRVTIPGFYEGVPELPKALKESWARLDFSTEAFLGEVGLSVPAGEKGRSALEMVWSRPTCEVNGMGGGYQGAGFKTVIPAQASAKISFRLVFDQDPHKVRAAFRDFVKARVPADCRVEFMEHGSGTAVAFDTGTPAFQKAQGALTNEWGRDAAFVGGGGSIPVTTLIKDKLGIDVVMVGFGLSDDRIHSPNEKYDLKSFRKGIRSWVRILAAL from the coding sequence ATGTCCGAACTCGATGCAGTCCTCGCCCGTGCCGACGCCGATCTCGACGCGGCGCTGGACCGCCTGTTCGCCACGCTGCGGCTGAAGTCGATCTCGACCGATCCGGCCTATGCCGCCGAGACGCGGGCCTGCGCCGAATGGCACGCGGCCGATCTCGCCTCGATCGGCTTCGACGCGAGCGTGCGGGACACGGCCGGCCATCCGATGGTCGTCGCGCATGATCGCTCGGCGCCGGGGACCTCGGTCCTGTTCTACGGTCACTACGACGTGCAGCCGGTCGATCCGCTGGAACTGTGGGATCGCGATCCCTTCGCGCCCTCGATCGAGACGCGGGCGGACGGCTCCCGGATGATCGTCGCGCGCGGGGCAGCGGACGACAAGGGACAGCTGATGACCTTCGTCGAGGCCTGCCGCGCCTGGAAGGCGGTGACGGGCAAGCTGCCGATCCCGATCACGATCCTGCTGGAGGGCGAGGAGGAATCGGGCGGGGTGAACCTGCCGCCGTTCCTGGACGCCAACAAGGAGGAATTGCGCGCCGATCTGGCGCTGATCTGCGACACCAACATGTGGGACCCGGATACGCCGGCGATCACGACCAGCCTGCGCGGACTCTGCGGCGAGGAGATCACCATCCACGCCGCCGACCGCGACCTGCATTCGGGATTTTACGGCTCGGCCGCCGCGAATCCCAACCACATCCTGGCCCGCATCATCGCCGACCTGCGCGACGCCGACGGGCGCGTCACCATCCCCGGCTTCTATGAGGGCGTGCCGGAGCTGCCCAAGGCGCTGAAGGAGAGCTGGGCCAGGCTCGATTTTTCCACGGAAGCCTTCCTGGGCGAGGTCGGGCTGTCGGTGCCGGCGGGGGAAAAGGGACGCTCGGCTCTCGAAATGGTCTGGTCGCGGCCGACCTGCGAAGTCAACGGCATGGGCGGCGGCTATCAGGGCGCCGGTTTCAAGACGGTGATCCCGGCGCAGGCCTCGGCCAAGATCTCGTTCCGGCTGGTGTTCGACCAGGACCCGCACAAGGTGCGCGCGGCCTTCCGGGATTTCGTCAAGGCGCGGGTCCCGGCCGATTGCAGGGTGGAGTTCATGGAGCACGGGTCCGGGACCGCCGTGGCCTTCGACACGGGCACGCCGGCATTCCAGAAGGCGCAGGGCGCCTTGACAAATGAATGGGGCCGCGACGCCGCCTTCGTGGGCGGGGGCGGCTCGATCCCGGTGACGACGCTGATCAAGGACAAGCTCGGGATCGACGTGGTGATGGTGGGTTTCGGCCTCAGCGACGATCGGATCCACAGCCCAAACGAGAAGTACGACCTGAAGAGCTTCCGCAAGGGAATCCGGTCCTGGGTCCGGATCCTGGCCGCCCTGTAG
- a CDS encoding SLC13 family permease, whose protein sequence is MSEIWIVFGIIAAIIVLFIWDRLPVIGVCVGAALSLWATGILTLNQSLAGFGDPAVIFIAALFVVSAGLEVAGVTAWAGQLLIRQAGDSRIRLIVLMMGFVGILSALISVNGAVAALLPVVVVMAIRLGRSPSQLLMPLVFGAHGGSLLMLTGSPVNVLVVEASADAGGGGFGYFEFALIGAPIVLGCIGIVVLFGERLLPSRTSRSLPPDLSRHATTLFEQYRLSGDLYQLHVRAGSPLIGKTREAIGLARRGDLTFVTFKDARGHLIRRDTIGEGDLLVLRGPADQAAEVAREFNLAFREDVPEGEIADQLFNRDSGLAEVLIPPRSPLIGERFFPGMVTESGDLIVLALQRQGVDLTPGDALAAGDTMLLQGTWKALDTRLDQAEVLVVNSPDLMRRQAVPMGRGAGTVLAALALMVFLLATGLVPPAVAGLLAAGIVLISGVLSVEQVYRSINWTTVILVGAMMPLSTAMEQTGAARLLAETLVGIVGDAGPYALLTGLFVFSAVLGQVISNTATALIIIPISVVAAQQMGISTQPVLMCVCVACAGAFLTPVATATNLMVMEPGAYRFGDYWKLGLPMLIWCFILVIFVVPIIWPF, encoded by the coding sequence GTGAGCGAGATCTGGATCGTTTTCGGCATCATCGCTGCGATCATTGTGCTGTTCATATGGGACCGTCTGCCGGTCATCGGTGTCTGCGTCGGCGCCGCGCTGTCGCTCTGGGCGACGGGCATACTGACGTTGAACCAGAGCCTGGCAGGCTTCGGCGACCCGGCCGTCATCTTCATCGCGGCGCTCTTCGTCGTCAGCGCCGGCCTGGAAGTAGCCGGCGTGACGGCCTGGGCCGGGCAGCTCCTGATCAGGCAGGCCGGCGACAGCCGGATACGGCTGATCGTGCTGATGATGGGCTTCGTCGGGATCCTGAGCGCCCTGATCAGCGTGAACGGCGCGGTGGCGGCGCTTCTGCCGGTCGTCGTCGTCATGGCCATCCGGCTGGGCCGGTCGCCGTCCCAACTGTTGATGCCTCTGGTCTTCGGGGCCCATGGGGGCTCCCTGCTGATGCTGACCGGCAGCCCGGTCAACGTGCTCGTGGTCGAAGCCTCGGCCGATGCGGGCGGCGGCGGGTTCGGCTATTTCGAGTTCGCGCTGATCGGCGCGCCGATCGTGCTGGGGTGCATCGGCATCGTGGTGCTGTTCGGCGAACGCCTGCTGCCGAGCCGCACCAGCAGGTCCCTGCCGCCCGACCTCAGCCGGCACGCGACCACCCTGTTCGAGCAGTATCGCCTGTCGGGCGACCTGTACCAGCTGCACGTGCGTGCGGGATCTCCCCTGATCGGAAAGACGCGCGAGGCGATAGGCCTCGCCAGACGGGGCGATCTGACCTTCGTGACGTTCAAGGACGCACGGGGTCATCTGATCCGGCGCGACACCATCGGCGAGGGCGACCTGCTGGTCCTGCGCGGGCCGGCCGACCAGGCGGCGGAGGTGGCCCGGGAATTCAACCTCGCGTTCCGAGAAGACGTACCCGAGGGGGAGATCGCCGACCAGCTCTTCAACCGCGACTCCGGGCTTGCGGAAGTGCTGATCCCACCGCGGTCACCGCTGATCGGGGAGCGCTTCTTTCCCGGAATGGTCACAGAAAGCGGCGACCTGATCGTGCTGGCGCTTCAGCGGCAGGGTGTCGACCTGACGCCGGGCGACGCCCTGGCGGCCGGCGACACGATGCTTCTGCAAGGCACCTGGAAGGCGCTCGACACACGGCTCGACCAGGCCGAAGTGCTGGTGGTGAACTCGCCCGACCTGATGCGCCGCCAGGCCGTGCCGATGGGACGCGGGGCGGGGACGGTGCTCGCGGCGCTGGCGCTCATGGTGTTCCTGCTGGCCACCGGGCTCGTGCCGCCCGCCGTGGCAGGGCTGCTGGCCGCCGGCATCGTCCTGATCTCGGGGGTGCTGAGCGTGGAGCAGGTGTATCGCTCGATCAATTGGACGACGGTGATCCTGGTCGGCGCGATGATGCCGCTCTCGACCGCGATGGAGCAGACCGGTGCCGCGCGCCTGCTCGCCGAAACTCTCGTGGGGATCGTCGGGGATGCCGGTCCCTATGCGCTGCTGACCGGCCTCTTCGTGTTCTCGGCGGTCCTTGGGCAGGTGATCTCCAATACCGCCACCGCCCTCATCATCATTCCGATCTCGGTGGTCGCGGCCCAGCAGATGGGCATCTCCACGCAGCCGGTGCTGATGTGCGTGTGCGTCGCCTGCGCCGGAGCCTTCCTCACGCCGGTGGCGACGGCGACGAACCTGATGGTGATGGAGCCGGGCGCCTACAGGTTCGGCGATTACTGGAAGCTCGGCCTGCCGATGCTGATCTGGTGCTTCATCCTCGTGATCTTCGTGGTGCCGATCATCTGGCCGTTCTGA
- a CDS encoding AbgT family transporter, with protein sequence MAGQIGYPTPSRTQTVARKPGALDRFLTTIERVGNKVPHPGIIFFILIGIVIVLSAIFGLLGTSITYEVADPVSGEIETRTTAVRSLLSAEGLRFMITSPVANFLGFGSVGVIIIAMVGVGVAEESGLIATLVRKIVLIAPRSIFTFIVVMLGVVSSIAADAGYLVLVPLGAAAFHSLGRHPLAGLAAAFSGVAAVFLVNVFVTPTDALLAEMTNDAIRLVDPARQVTLVGNLYFMIVSSLLMAVLCTLITEKIVEPHLGPYTGGVPVEAAEGLTPEQSRGLRNAGIALLVFVAVMALLTAPSNSVLRNPQTGAILSGSPFMDGLIIQISALFFAVGFAYGKGAGTINNLTQAIGMIVKTFAGLAGLIFLLLVIAQFIAFFNFTNMAIVLAANLADILQDAPINGVGYIIIFVLIIFLIDVLITGAVAKWAIFAPVFIPLFMRLGGDPNLVLAAYRVGDSPMNVITPLNVYLGVMVGFAAKYQKDAGIGTIVSLMLPYTGILVVAWTLLLIAWYVLGIPLGPA encoded by the coding sequence ATGGCGGGCCAGATTGGATACCCGACGCCGAGCCGGACGCAGACGGTGGCCAGGAAACCGGGTGCTCTGGACAGGTTTCTCACGACGATCGAGCGCGTTGGAAACAAGGTGCCGCACCCGGGCATCATCTTCTTCATCCTGATCGGCATCGTCATAGTCCTGTCGGCGATATTCGGCCTTCTGGGAACCTCGATCACCTACGAGGTGGCCGACCCGGTTTCGGGCGAGATCGAGACGCGCACGACGGCCGTGCGGAGCCTGCTGTCGGCAGAGGGCCTGCGCTTCATGATCACGTCCCCCGTGGCCAATTTCCTGGGCTTCGGATCGGTCGGCGTGATCATCATCGCCATGGTCGGCGTGGGCGTCGCCGAGGAGTCCGGGCTGATCGCGACGCTGGTGCGCAAGATCGTCCTCATCGCACCCCGCTCGATCTTCACCTTCATCGTCGTGATGCTCGGGGTCGTTTCCTCGATCGCGGCGGACGCGGGCTACCTGGTGCTCGTTCCGCTGGGCGCCGCGGCGTTCCACAGCCTCGGACGGCATCCCCTGGCGGGACTCGCGGCGGCCTTTTCCGGGGTGGCGGCGGTATTCCTCGTCAACGTCTTCGTTACGCCCACCGACGCGCTGCTGGCCGAAATGACCAACGACGCGATACGCCTCGTCGATCCGGCGCGCCAGGTCACCCTCGTCGGCAACCTCTATTTCATGATCGTCTCAAGCCTTCTGATGGCGGTTCTCTGCACGCTCATCACCGAGAAGATCGTCGAACCGCATCTGGGACCCTACACGGGCGGCGTGCCGGTGGAGGCCGCCGAAGGATTGACCCCGGAGCAGTCGCGGGGCCTGCGCAACGCCGGCATAGCGCTCTTGGTGTTCGTGGCGGTGATGGCGCTCCTGACCGCGCCGTCGAACTCGGTGCTGCGAAACCCGCAGACCGGGGCGATCCTGTCGGGCTCGCCGTTCATGGACGGCCTGATCATCCAGATCAGCGCGCTTTTCTTCGCGGTCGGCTTCGCCTACGGCAAGGGAGCCGGCACGATCAACAACCTGACCCAGGCGATCGGCATGATCGTGAAGACCTTCGCGGGGCTCGCGGGGCTGATCTTTCTCCTCCTGGTGATCGCGCAGTTCATCGCCTTCTTCAACTTCACCAACATGGCGATCGTGCTGGCCGCCAACCTCGCCGACATCCTGCAGGACGCTCCGATCAACGGGGTCGGCTACATCATCATTTTCGTGCTGATCATCTTCCTGATCGACGTCCTGATCACCGGGGCCGTCGCGAAGTGGGCGATCTTCGCTCCCGTGTTCATTCCGCTCTTCATGCGACTGGGGGGGGACCCGAACCTTGTCCTGGCGGCCTATCGGGTCGGGGATTCGCCGATGAACGTCATAACCCCGCTGAACGTGTATCTCGGGGTCATGGTCGGCTTCGCCGCGAAGTACCAGAAGGACGCGGGCATCGGCACCATCGTCTCCCTGATGCTGCCATACACCGGGATCCTCGTGGTCGCCTGGACCCTGCTCCTGATCGCCTGGTACGTGCTCGGCATCCCCCTCGGGCCGGCCTGA
- a CDS encoding DUF1269 domain-containing protein, whose protein sequence is MSDLICVAFKDKETADKALDELREMQREYLIDLEDACVAVRELDGKVRLKQAVNLVSLGSAKSGLSGMLWGSLVGLLFLNPLAGMALGGVIGAGTGALAGSVTDYGIPDDYIRKIAQTIEPGTSALFVLVRRVNPDKVLPELSKYQGTVLRTSLTTEQENRLKEALNCATAQATA, encoded by the coding sequence ATGTCCGATCTGATCTGCGTCGCCTTCAAGGACAAGGAAACGGCCGACAAAGCCCTCGACGAACTGCGGGAGATGCAGCGGGAATACCTCATCGACCTTGAGGATGCCTGCGTCGCGGTGCGGGAACTGGACGGCAAGGTGCGCCTGAAGCAGGCGGTGAACCTCGTGTCGCTGGGAAGCGCCAAATCGGGGCTTTCCGGCATGCTCTGGGGCTCGCTGGTCGGCCTGCTGTTTCTCAACCCTCTCGCCGGCATGGCGCTGGGAGGCGTCATCGGCGCCGGGACGGGCGCGCTGGCCGGCAGCGTGACCGATTACGGCATCCCGGACGATTACATCCGGAAGATCGCCCAGACCATCGAGCCGGGGACCTCCGCGCTGTTCGTGCTGGTGCGCAGGGTCAATCCCGACAAGGTGCTGCCCGAACTCAGCAAGTACCAGGGCACGGTGCTGCGCACGTCGCTGACGACCGAGCAGGAGAACCGTCTCAAGGAGGCCTTGAACTGCGCCACTGCGCAGGCGACGGCATGA
- a CDS encoding cation diffusion facilitator family transporter, whose product MMPAADAEQKVLRRSILVTVLIGAAGVLFGILSGSLSIIFDGMFSAVDASMTALALMVTRLIARDKSERFQLGFWHLEPMALALNGALLILLAFYAFVNAVGLLLAGGRDLSFDWAIVYAAVVAAACFAMFFAGRRANRAIRSEFVALDVKGWLMSGTITLALLVAFIAAAMLRGTRFEALAPYVDPAILALLALIILPVPVRTVRQAISEILLAAPGNLDSSVRAVAEATVEKYGFEGYETYVAKVGRSRFIEIHLIVPQSFRIDSIRRLDEIREEIGAAIGGSERERWLTIAFVGDRRWSI is encoded by the coding sequence ATGATGCCCGCAGCCGACGCCGAACAGAAAGTCCTACGCCGCTCGATCCTCGTCACCGTCCTCATCGGAGCGGCCGGGGTCCTTTTCGGCATCCTGTCCGGATCGCTCTCCATCATCTTCGACGGCATGTTCTCGGCCGTCGACGCCTCCATGACGGCGCTGGCGCTGATGGTGACGCGGCTTATCGCCCGCGACAAGAGCGAGCGCTTCCAGCTGGGCTTCTGGCATCTCGAACCGATGGCGCTGGCGCTCAACGGCGCCCTGCTGATCCTCCTCGCCTTCTACGCCTTCGTGAACGCGGTCGGCCTGCTGCTGGCCGGCGGGCGCGACCTCTCCTTCGATTGGGCGATCGTCTACGCCGCCGTCGTCGCGGCCGCGTGTTTCGCGATGTTCTTCGCCGGCCGCCGGGCGAACCGGGCGATCAGGTCGGAGTTCGTCGCCCTCGACGTCAAGGGCTGGCTGATGTCGGGGACGATCACCCTGGCCCTGCTGGTGGCCTTCATCGCCGCGGCCATGTTGCGGGGAACGCGCTTCGAGGCCCTTGCGCCTTATGTCGATCCGGCCATCCTCGCCCTGCTGGCGCTGATCATCCTTCCGGTGCCGGTGAGGACGGTGAGGCAGGCGATCTCGGAAATCCTCCTCGCCGCGCCGGGCAACCTGGACAGCAGCGTCAGGGCCGTCGCGGAGGCGACGGTGGAGAAATACGGCTTCGAGGGCTACGAGACCTATGTCGCCAAGGTCGGCCGCTCCCGTTTCATCGAGATCCACCTGATCGTGCCGCAATCGTTCCGGATCGACAGCATCCGGCGCCTCGACGAGATTCGCGAGGAGATCGGGGCGGCGATCGGCGGATCGGAACGCGAGCGCTGGCTGACGATCGCCTTCGTCGGCGACAGGCGCTGGTCGATCTGA